From Klebsiella electrica, the proteins below share one genomic window:
- the tnpA gene encoding IS66-like element accessory protein TnpA — translation MNSQTTKDIPCFRSYLPDALRLRFEDKLTIRAIAQRLGLSHSTIHTLFQRFIASGIAWPLPDSVSFAQLDAILYANRKNESTRPEISEEKWRKERRASYSREFKVSLAKQALQPGAVVARIAREHDINDNLLFKWKSQYEDGLLSDDDIQECMPVPVALTDTPEPIRPVTNPFWRNKPDECPECDPENVPRCELHLKSGVVKLFDPLTPELLRALIREMKGGAR, via the coding sequence ATGAATTCCCAGACAACAAAAGATATTCCCTGCTTCCGTTCTTATTTGCCTGATGCCCTGCGTTTAAGATTTGAAGATAAACTGACCATCCGGGCCATCGCTCAGCGCCTCGGTCTCAGTCATTCCACAATACATACGCTTTTTCAGCGCTTTATTGCATCCGGTATCGCATGGCCATTGCCCGATTCAGTCTCATTCGCTCAGCTTGACGCCATCCTTTATGCCAACAGAAAAAATGAATCCACTCGCCCTGAAATCAGCGAGGAAAAATGGCGAAAAGAACGGCGAGCCAGCTACAGCCGTGAATTTAAGGTCAGTCTGGCTAAGCAGGCATTACAACCCGGTGCTGTTGTTGCCCGGATCGCCAGAGAGCACGATATCAATGATAACCTGCTGTTTAAATGGAAAAGCCAGTACGAGGACGGCTTACTGAGCGATGATGATATACAGGAATGCATGCCTGTCCCGGTGGCACTGACTGATACGCCAGAGCCGATCAGACCAGTTACAAATCCCTTCTGGCGTAACAAGCCTGATGAGTGCCCTGAGTGCGATCCCGAAAACGTCCCACGGTGCGAGCTGCATCTTAAATCAGGTGTGGTAAAACTGTTTGACCCTCTCACTCCGGAACTGTTACGGGCGCTAATCCGCGAAATGAAAGGCGGTGCCCGATGA
- the tnpB gene encoding IS66 family insertion sequence element accessory protein TnpB (TnpB, as the term is used for proteins encoded by IS66 family insertion elements, is considered an accessory protein, since TnpC, encoded by a neighboring gene, is a DDE family transposase.), whose amino-acid sequence MITLPTGTRIWIIAGVTDMRCGFNGLASKVQNTLKDDPFSGHIFVFRGRSGKMVKILWADRDGLCLFAKRLEQGRFVWPVTRDGKVHLTPAQLSMLLEGIAWQHPKRTERPGIRI is encoded by the coding sequence ATGATAACTCTGCCAACCGGTACCAGAATCTGGATCATCGCTGGCGTCACAGATATGCGTTGTGGCTTCAACGGGCTGGCTTCGAAGGTGCAGAATACGCTGAAAGATGACCCGTTCTCCGGGCATATCTTCGTCTTCCGGGGCCGCAGTGGCAAAATGGTGAAAATACTGTGGGCCGATCGTGACGGGTTGTGCCTGTTCGCCAAACGCCTCGAGCAGGGCCGCTTCGTGTGGCCGGTGACCCGCGACGGGAAAGTGCATCTGACACCCGCCCAGTTGTCCATGCTTCTGGAGGGGATCGCGTGGCAACATCCAAAACGGACGGAACGGCCTGGTATACGGATATAA
- the tnpC gene encoding IS66 family transposase — MNNTLPDDIEQLKALLIAQQAVIVRLSGEITGYAREIDSLRALVAKLQRMLFGRSSEKNREKIEKKIAQAEKRITELQNRLGEAQSQLTSMAGDTGSKTSDTPARKALPVTLPRDRRVISPAETECPVCSGKLKPLGESISEQLDIINTAFRVIETVRPKLACSRCDCIVQAPLPPKPIERSYASPALLARIIMAKFAEHLPLYRQSEIYARQGVELSRNTMGRWVDIMGEQLRPLYDELNHYVLMPGKVHADDTPVSVLEPGQGKTRTGRLWVYVRDDRNAGSTMPAAVWFSYSPDRKGIHPQQHLADYSGILQADAYAGYNALYESGRVTEAACMAHARRKLHDVHVRHPTAVTAEALNRIGALYAIESEIRGSPAEERLTARKARSVPLMQSLYDWIQQQMGTLSRHSDTAKAFAYLLKQWDALNEYCRNGWVEIDNNLCENALRVVALGRRNYMFFGSDSGGDSAAVMYSLLGSCKLNGIEPEAWLHHVISVINTWPANRVKDLLPWNVTLSVN; from the coding sequence ATGAACAACACACTCCCCGACGACATCGAGCAACTGAAGGCCCTGCTGATCGCACAGCAGGCGGTTATCGTCCGTCTGTCCGGTGAAATAACCGGCTATGCCCGCGAGATCGACTCACTCAGGGCGCTGGTCGCTAAACTGCAGAGAATGTTGTTCGGCCGCAGCAGCGAGAAAAACCGCGAGAAGATAGAAAAGAAGATCGCGCAGGCAGAAAAGCGCATAACCGAGCTCCAGAACAGGCTTGGCGAGGCGCAGTCGCAACTCACCTCAATGGCCGGAGATACGGGATCAAAAACATCAGACACTCCCGCCCGCAAAGCGCTTCCGGTAACACTCCCCCGTGACAGGCGGGTTATCTCCCCGGCAGAAACCGAATGCCCGGTCTGCAGCGGCAAACTAAAACCGCTGGGGGAAAGCATCTCTGAACAGCTGGATATCATCAACACTGCGTTCAGGGTAATCGAAACGGTCCGCCCAAAACTGGCCTGCAGTCGGTGCGACTGCATCGTGCAGGCACCACTGCCACCAAAACCCATCGAGCGCAGTTACGCCAGTCCGGCTCTGCTGGCACGCATTATCATGGCGAAGTTCGCTGAACACCTGCCGCTGTATCGTCAGTCGGAAATCTACGCCCGGCAGGGCGTGGAGCTGAGCCGCAATACGATGGGGCGCTGGGTTGACATTATGGGAGAACAACTTCGTCCGCTGTATGATGAACTGAACCACTATGTGCTGATGCCGGGTAAAGTGCATGCAGACGACACGCCGGTGAGTGTACTGGAGCCTGGTCAGGGTAAAACCCGTACCGGGCGGCTGTGGGTCTATGTTCGTGACGATCGTAACGCCGGCTCAACCATGCCGGCTGCCGTGTGGTTCTCCTACTCTCCCGACCGCAAAGGTATCCATCCACAGCAACATCTGGCGGACTACAGTGGTATCCTGCAGGCCGATGCCTACGCGGGTTACAACGCTCTTTATGAAAGCGGGCGGGTAACCGAAGCGGCCTGTATGGCACATGCCCGACGCAAGCTCCACGATGTTCACGTTCGCCATCCAACGGCGGTAACAGCAGAGGCGCTGAACCGTATCGGGGCGCTGTACGCCATCGAATCGGAGATCCGCGGTAGTCCGGCAGAAGAGCGACTGACAGCCAGGAAAGCCAGAAGTGTTCCGCTGATGCAGTCGCTGTACGACTGGATACAACAGCAGATGGGCACGCTGTCGCGTCACTCAGATACGGCGAAAGCGTTCGCATACCTGCTGAAACAATGGGATGCACTGAACGAATACTGCCGCAATGGCTGGGTGGAGATCGACAATAATCTGTGCGAAAACGCACTTCGAGTGGTGGCGCTGGGACGGCGTAACTACATGTTCTTCGGCTCTGATAGTGGTGGTGACAGTGCGGCAGTGATGTACAGCCTGCTCGGAAGCTGCAAACTCAACGGCATCGAGCCGGAGGCCTGGCTGCACCACGTGATCAGTGTCATCAATACCTGGCCTGCCAACCGCGTGAAAGATCTGTTGCCCTGGAACGTCACCCTCTCTGTAAACTAA
- a CDS encoding DJ-1/PfpI family protein has product MSKKILMLVGDYAEDYETMVPFQALQMIGHQVDAVCPDKSKGDYIMTAIHDFDGAQTYSEKPGHRFVLNADFAAVKEQDYDALLIPGGRAPEYLRLNDEVLKLVQAFDAAHKPIAAVCHGPQLLAAAGILKGRTCSAYPACAPEVRLSGGHYAEIGIDQAHVDGNLVTAPAWPAHPQWLAKFAEVLQQ; this is encoded by the coding sequence ATGAGCAAAAAAATTCTGATGCTGGTCGGCGATTACGCTGAAGATTACGAAACCATGGTGCCGTTCCAGGCATTGCAGATGATTGGCCACCAGGTTGACGCGGTTTGCCCGGACAAGAGCAAAGGCGACTATATCATGACGGCGATCCATGATTTTGACGGGGCCCAGACCTATAGCGAGAAGCCCGGACACCGCTTTGTCCTCAACGCTGATTTTGCGGCAGTAAAAGAACAGGACTATGACGCCCTGCTGATCCCCGGTGGACGAGCGCCGGAATATCTGCGCCTGAACGATGAGGTGCTCAAACTGGTACAGGCCTTCGACGCCGCGCACAAACCCATTGCCGCCGTCTGCCATGGCCCGCAGCTGCTGGCCGCCGCAGGAATACTGAAAGGCCGGACCTGTAGCGCTTACCCGGCCTGCGCGCCGGAAGTGCGGCTCAGCGGCGGGCATTATGCTGAAATAGGTATCGATCAGGCGCATGTCGACGGCAACCTGGTCACCGCTCCTGCGTGGCCCGCGCATCCGCAATGGCTGGCGAAATTTGCTGAGGTGTTGCAGCAGTAA
- the cas1f gene encoding type I-F CRISPR-associated endonuclease Cas1f, with amino-acid sequence MPENTITPSDLKTILHSKRANIYYLEKCRVQVNGGRVEYVTQEGKESFYWNIPIANTTAVMLGMGTSVTQMAMREFARAGVMVGFCGTDGTPLYSANEVDIDVSWLCPQSEYRPTGYLQNWVSFWFDEAKRLQAAKTFQFIRLQQIEKQWSGLRMQRETSFQSDMDVLQAILERARQGMESANDHTSLMLQEAQLTKSLYKLASQTVGYGNFTRAKRGGGVDTANRFLDQGNYLAYGLAAVAAWVTGIPHGLAVMHGKTRRGGLVFDIADLIKDALVLPQAFIAAMEGEDNQMFRQRCINVFQQADALDVMIATLQETSLSLAKVAP; translated from the coding sequence ATGCCTGAAAACACGATCACCCCCTCTGATCTAAAAACTATTCTTCATTCTAAACGCGCTAATATTTATTACCTCGAAAAATGTCGTGTACAGGTGAACGGCGGTCGGGTGGAGTATGTCACCCAGGAGGGCAAAGAATCTTTCTACTGGAACATCCCCATTGCTAATACGACTGCGGTGATGTTGGGTATGGGGACCTCTGTTACGCAAATGGCGATGCGGGAGTTTGCTCGCGCCGGGGTGATGGTTGGGTTTTGCGGAACGGATGGCACGCCGCTTTATTCGGCTAACGAAGTGGATATTGATGTCTCATGGCTCTGCCCGCAAAGCGAATATCGTCCAACAGGGTATTTGCAAAACTGGGTGTCATTCTGGTTTGACGAAGCAAAGCGACTGCAGGCGGCAAAAACATTTCAGTTTATTCGGTTACAGCAAATTGAAAAACAGTGGTCAGGGCTGCGGATGCAGCGCGAAACCTCGTTTCAGTCAGATATGGACGTATTGCAGGCCATTCTTGAGCGCGCGCGGCAGGGGATGGAAAGCGCCAACGACCATACCTCATTGATGCTTCAGGAAGCGCAACTGACAAAATCGCTCTACAAACTGGCAAGCCAGACGGTCGGTTACGGTAACTTTACCCGTGCCAAACGGGGCGGCGGTGTTGATACGGCAAACCGGTTTCTCGATCAGGGCAACTATCTGGCCTACGGGCTGGCCGCTGTCGCGGCCTGGGTTACCGGCATTCCCCACGGTCTGGCTGTGATGCATGGCAAAACCCGCCGTGGCGGTCTGGTCTTTGATATTGCTGATTTAATAAAAGACGCCCTGGTGTTGCCGCAGGCATTTATCGCCGCGATGGAAGGGGAAGACAATCAAATGTTTCGTCAGCGCTGTATCAACGTTTTCCAGCAGGCCGATGCGCTGGACGTGATGATCGCCACGCTACAGGAGACCTCCCTGTCACTCGCTAAGGTGGCCCCATGA